In one window of Arachis ipaensis cultivar K30076 chromosome B06, Araip1.1, whole genome shotgun sequence DNA:
- the LOC110263580 gene encoding uncharacterized protein LOC110263580, with product MDEGAFLVASTGSIELSQFFDGMIDIGNPPQNGQNEPTVKPSRPVAADSGPGRPPKSSMQPKSNVEPKAGEEVENGTVTMKPPVDQQAKSKYLEEVAARIEAAKKNLREKRDGGAEKRNARGSNFDVL from the exons ATGGACGAAGGAGCTTTCTTGGTAGCTTCAACGGGTTCAATTGAACTCTCACAG TTCTTTGATGGCATGATTGATATCGGAA ATCCTCCACAAAATGGGCAAAATGAACCCACTGTGAAGCCAAGTAGACCGGTAGCCGCTGATTCTGGTCCTGGCAGACCACCAAAATCAAGCATGCAGCCAAAAAGCAATGTCGAGCCAAAGGCAGGGGAAGAAGTAGAGAATGGTACAGTCACAATGAAGCCTCCGGTCGACCAGCAAGCT AAATCGAAGTACTTAGAGGAAGTTGCTGCGAGGATAGAAGCCGCTAAGAAGAATCTTCGGGAGAAAAGAGATGGAGGAGCCgaaaagaggaatgctaggggcagcaattttgatgttttgtaa
- the LOC107647552 gene encoding uncharacterized protein LOC107647552, which produces MDEGAFLVASTGSIELSQFFDGMIDIGNPPQNGQNEPTVKPSRPVAADSGPGRPPKSSMQPKSNVEPKAGEEVENGTVTMKPPVDQQAKSKYLEEVAARIEAAKKNLREKRDGGAEKRNARAAILIFYNYQLVINIVFNGVRSLIFILILLPKLLQPKMVCHFFSETLKRQRTIQQMELDDLLKQGAGQRNPHFKAGNHNRHWGYEGRVYPEPGVGGRK; this is translated from the exons ATGGACGAAGGAGCTTTCTTGGTAGCTTCAACGGGTTCAATTGAACTCTCACAG TTCTTTGATGGCATGATTGATATCGGAA ATCCTCCACAAAATGGGCAAAATGAACCCACTGTGAAGCCAAGTAGACCGGTAGCCGCTGATTCTGGTCCTGGCAGACCACCAAAATCAAGCATGCAGCCAAAAAGCAATGTCGAGCCAAAGGCAGGGGAAGAAGTAGAGAATGGTACAGTCACAATGAAGCCTCCGGTCGACCAGCAAGCT AAATCGAAGTACTTAGAGGAAGTTGCTGCGAGGATAGAAGCCGCTAAGAAGAATCTTCGGGAGAAGAGAGATGGAGGAGCCgaaaagaggaatgctagggcagcaattttgatattttataactatcaattggtcatcaatattgtttttaatggtgtgagatcactcatttttattttgata cTGCTCCCTAAACTTTTACAGCCGAAAATGGTTTGTCATTTCTTTTCTGAAACCC TTAAGAGGCAACGAACTATACAACAAATGGAATTAGATGATCTCCTAAAGCAAGGAGCTGGCCAGCGAAATCCTCATTTCAAAGCCGGAAACCATAACCGGCACTGGGGATACGAGGGACGGGTGTACCCAGAGCCGGGGGTGGGGGGGCGCAAGTAG